Proteins encoded in a region of the Stieleria neptunia genome:
- a CDS encoding ClpP family protease, translating to MDSPLTHPLAASQLSGSQISGSHAYQSYQRQRQLTLGDLLLENRIVFLQGEIHYGNANELVMKLLYLQSENRRKDIHFYINSPGGSVTATLAIYDTMQILSCPVATYCVGEACSGAAVLLVGGSKGKRYCLPNSRVMMHQPMGGVGGQVSDIEIQAAEMFRYRDVLNQIIANHSGQAVDKIAQDTDRDFFLGANEAKEYGLVDDILTKPPAEDEDEDAS from the coding sequence ATGGATTCACCGTTAACGCACCCGCTTGCCGCGAGCCAGCTCTCCGGTAGCCAGATTTCCGGTAGCCACGCCTACCAGAGTTACCAACGCCAGCGGCAACTGACGCTGGGGGATTTGCTGCTGGAAAATCGCATCGTCTTCTTGCAAGGCGAGATCCACTACGGCAACGCCAACGAGTTGGTGATGAAGTTGCTGTATTTGCAGAGCGAAAACCGCCGCAAAGACATTCATTTCTACATCAACTCGCCCGGCGGAAGCGTCACCGCGACGCTGGCGATTTACGACACGATGCAGATCCTGTCGTGCCCCGTCGCGACGTACTGCGTCGGCGAAGCCTGCAGCGGGGCGGCCGTCTTGTTGGTCGGCGGCAGCAAGGGCAAACGGTACTGTCTGCCCAACAGCCGTGTGATGATGCACCAACCGATGGGCGGCGTCGGCGGACAGGTCAGTGACATCGAAATCCAAGCGGCCGAGATGTTCCGCTATCGCGATGTGCTGAACCAGATCATCGCCAACCATTCGGGACAAGCGGTCGATAAAATCGCCCAAGACACCGATCGCGATTTCTTCCTGGGGGCCAACGAGGCCAAAGAGTACGGATTGGTCGACGATATCCTGACCAAGCCGCCGGCCGAAGACGAAGACGAAGACGCCAGCTGA
- the clpP gene encoding ATP-dependent Clp endopeptidase proteolytic subunit ClpP, with the protein MPLIPYVVEKSGREERTYDIYSRLLKDRIIFLGQQVDDQISNSLVAQMLFLMSDDPKADIHLYINSPGGSITAGMAIYDTMQFVSCDVATYCIGQAASMGAVLLTAGAAGKRYALPNARIMIHQPLAGMQGTAREVEIHVEELRRIKKRMNEIMIDHTGHSLEKIETDTDRDRFMSAEESCEYGLIDKVVKRAGEA; encoded by the coding sequence ATGCCACTGATCCCCTACGTCGTTGAAAAGAGCGGACGCGAAGAACGCACTTACGACATCTATAGCCGACTGCTGAAAGACCGAATCATCTTTCTCGGTCAACAAGTCGATGACCAGATTTCCAACTCGCTGGTCGCCCAAATGCTGTTCTTGATGAGCGACGATCCCAAGGCGGACATCCACCTGTACATCAACAGCCCCGGCGGAAGCATCACCGCGGGGATGGCGATCTACGACACCATGCAATTCGTCTCCTGTGACGTCGCCACGTATTGCATCGGACAAGCCGCCTCGATGGGCGCCGTGCTGTTGACCGCCGGAGCCGCCGGTAAACGCTACGCACTGCCCAACGCCCGGATCATGATTCACCAACCGCTCGCCGGCATGCAAGGCACCGCCCGCGAAGTCGAGATCCACGTCGAAGAACTGCGGCGGATCAAGAAACGCATGAACGAAATCATGATCGATCACACCGGTCACTCGCTGGAAAAAATTGAAACGGACACCGATCGTGACCGCTTCATGAGCGCCGAAGAGTCCTGTGAGTACGGCTTGATCGACAAGGTCGTCAAACGCGCCGGCGAAGCGTAA
- the greA gene encoding transcription elongation factor GreA: MVESVPMTREGYNKIKAEIEHLDRDVMPEIADKIALAREEGDLKENAEYHAQRENQGKVQARINLLKDKLARATIVDMSELPRDEVVFGCTVTVEDQDDGMEEEFTFVGAGEDDYKSGKILVTSPIGKGLIGKKVGEIAKIEVPAGMMTLKVIKIEFPDV, from the coding sequence ATGGTTGAATCGGTGCCGATGACCCGAGAGGGATACAACAAGATCAAAGCCGAAATCGAGCACCTTGATCGTGACGTGATGCCCGAGATCGCCGACAAAATCGCGTTGGCGCGCGAAGAAGGCGACTTGAAGGAAAACGCGGAATACCACGCCCAGCGTGAGAATCAAGGCAAGGTCCAAGCTCGGATCAACCTGCTCAAAGACAAACTGGCCCGGGCCACGATCGTCGACATGTCGGAATTGCCCCGCGACGAAGTCGTCTTCGGCTGCACCGTCACGGTCGAAGACCAAGACGACGGCATGGAAGAAGAATTCACCTTCGTCGGCGCCGGCGAAGACGACTACAAGTCCGGCAAAATCCTGGTCACCAGCCCGATCGGCAAAGGACTGATCGGGAAAAAGGTCGGGGAAATTGCCAAGATCGAAGTCCCCGCCGGCATGATGACGCTGAAAGTCATCAAAATCGAATTCCCGGACGTTTAA
- a CDS encoding phytoene desaturase produces MSNRKVVVVGAGPGGLAAAMQLAHAGCDVTVLERRDRPGGRTSAIETDGYRFDCGPTFFLYPRVLKEIFAGCGYDLMKEVPMERLDPQYRLTFGGGGQLDCTPDLTEMDRQIAELSPGDVGSLARYMDDNRVKLEKFRPILESPFSSIADLMRPSLLGAAKHLHPFRSLGQELQRYFSDPRLVIAFAFQSKYLGMSPFNCPSLFSILSFLEYEHGVWHPIGGCSRVSERMAEIAEELGVKFRYEEPVRSVEMEGRHVRSLTTDQGNYAADAFVVNADFADWITRTVPNEKRKRWTDEAIAKKRFSCSTFMLYLGIEGLYEDLPHHSIHISEDYENNLREIEQTHTLSQDPSFYVQNACVTDPSLAPAGHSTLYVLVPVTHQTGSIDWATEAPAFRELTLDRMAAIGLGDVRSRIRTEHMITPQGWHEDYAIHKGATFNLAHNLGQMLHNRPRNRFEDLGSVYLVGGGTHPGSGLPVIYESSRITSGLVLKDFS; encoded by the coding sequence GTGTCAAATCGAAAGGTGGTCGTGGTCGGTGCCGGCCCGGGCGGATTGGCCGCTGCGATGCAACTGGCCCACGCCGGTTGTGACGTCACGGTGTTGGAACGCCGCGATCGTCCCGGCGGTCGAACGTCGGCCATCGAAACCGACGGCTATCGATTCGATTGCGGCCCGACGTTCTTTTTGTATCCCCGCGTGCTGAAAGAAATCTTCGCCGGCTGCGGCTACGACCTGATGAAGGAAGTGCCGATGGAGCGGTTGGATCCGCAGTACCGGCTGACCTTCGGCGGCGGCGGACAACTCGATTGCACCCCGGACCTGACGGAGATGGACCGTCAGATCGCCGAATTGTCGCCGGGCGACGTCGGATCGCTGGCCCGCTACATGGACGACAACCGGGTCAAGCTGGAAAAATTCCGCCCGATCCTCGAGTCGCCGTTCTCATCGATCGCCGACCTGATGCGGCCGTCGCTACTGGGCGCCGCCAAGCATCTGCACCCGTTTCGATCGCTCGGCCAAGAGTTGCAGCGGTACTTTTCCGATCCCCGACTGGTCATCGCGTTCGCGTTCCAATCGAAGTACCTGGGCATGTCGCCGTTCAATTGCCCCAGCCTGTTCAGCATCCTGTCGTTTCTGGAATACGAGCACGGCGTCTGGCATCCGATCGGCGGTTGCAGCCGGGTCAGCGAACGGATGGCGGAGATCGCGGAAGAACTGGGCGTCAAATTCCGTTACGAGGAACCGGTTCGCAGCGTGGAAATGGAAGGCCGGCACGTCCGATCGCTGACGACCGATCAAGGCAACTATGCGGCCGACGCGTTTGTGGTCAACGCCGACTTTGCCGACTGGATCACCCGCACCGTGCCCAACGAGAAACGCAAGCGATGGACCGACGAGGCGATCGCCAAGAAACGGTTCTCCTGCAGCACGTTCATGTTGTACCTGGGAATCGAAGGCTTGTACGAAGATCTGCCGCACCACAGCATCCACATCAGCGAAGACTATGAAAACAATCTTCGCGAGATCGAGCAGACACACACGCTCAGCCAAGACCCTTCGTTCTATGTTCAAAACGCCTGCGTCACCGACCCCTCGTTGGCGCCCGCCGGTCACAGCACGCTGTACGTGTTGGTGCCGGTGACACATCAGACCGGATCGATCGACTGGGCGACCGAGGCGCCGGCGTTTCGAGAACTGACGCTGGATCGAATGGCCGCGATCGGTTTGGGGGATGTGCGCAGCCGGATTCGAACCGAGCACATGATCACGCCCCAAGGCTGGCACGAAGACTACGCGATCCACAAAGGCGCGACGTTCAACCTGGCGCACAACCTGGGCCAGATGCTACACAACCGTCCGCGAAACCGATTCGAAGACTTGGGCAGCGTCTACCTGGTCGGCGGAGGCACCCATCCGGGCAGCGGACTGCCGGTGATCTACGAATCCAGCCGGATCACCAGTGGGCTGGTTTTGAAAGACTTTTCATAA
- a CDS encoding PulJ/GspJ family protein, whose translation MNDSNQDPRRLRRSARGFTILEVLIALTASLLLMLGLARAYKLLSNKITYQQSELDLSSRLRDVALRLRDELGRATCDMTPPAKSGAAEGYLVYHEGPFTDSTTILGSVPNPTPLAEKYFPDSRFGDFDDFLAFTSTAKEGAPFVGFIPRAILDAKRYANRQLDPSEITIYNNTPGYGTQLVPFYSDLAEIAYWVSPQWERNSDGSLVYENQVPDSGGAFSLYPVYRDRDGDLLPDRLQLHRRVLLIRPDLNMTPSEMNAINRLANPSSGVPATTSGTRNVATIPFLVPNGTGVEIVPIANEGGTNQAIFPNNTSLSAPGLWSAGAANASPNWLTGIARLQQAMDLSISRVSDRWSAPATTVSPGIPPTYGMPTAVLKANSLSELSNPENRFAHVRIPQSLISGTEGSSMPQIALCPPHPYLLARYSSPPVLPDANDPLMAAGTTPTTFPAQAHHVVGTAPGDAPYLDTYGRFTMTTFVRPEFGLADRVSDVGAGGTSVALVNRGGSDVIAKDLVGFDIQIFDPSAPRFIWRGPDGVPGSIGNDDGLSVGGVASETAEELGWPGSDDEVVTVNDPRIDEVLVDNGNRSPTDWYQTPATVFDVVDRGDFVDLGYTRLAGGPMRGLVQYDESATVIAQPPTPTSIDPRYEDFASPYSGLEYSGSPSVRYGAPPTAYYSFFPKSWEQSGRFIISSAGGSNTLSSFYQPVYDTWTDGYAADGMDQEGRFAAAQFGAVPTYQFAFAVAGATPGVPGYLESRVAQDNSGTVSNIQRPVSVRRWSSFDGSIGNQGEFTDQNAGNEQIPENLSTTPIELSPPIRDPLRAIKISIRINDFSAETIRQQTVIQEF comes from the coding sequence ATGAATGATTCAAACCAAGACCCGCGACGCTTACGGCGCAGCGCGCGCGGATTCACCATCCTCGAAGTGTTGATCGCACTGACGGCCTCGCTGTTGTTGATGCTGGGGCTCGCTCGTGCCTACAAATTGCTCAGCAACAAGATCACCTATCAACAGTCTGAGTTGGACTTGAGTAGCCGGCTCCGCGATGTCGCGTTGCGGTTGCGCGATGAACTCGGACGGGCAACCTGTGACATGACTCCGCCGGCAAAATCGGGGGCCGCGGAAGGCTACTTGGTCTATCACGAAGGGCCGTTTACCGATTCCACCACGATCCTTGGCAGTGTGCCCAATCCGACGCCGCTGGCGGAGAAGTATTTTCCTGATAGCCGGTTCGGTGATTTTGACGACTTCTTGGCATTCACATCGACCGCCAAAGAGGGCGCGCCCTTTGTCGGGTTTATCCCGCGGGCGATCCTGGATGCCAAGCGATACGCCAATCGCCAGTTGGATCCGTCTGAAATCACGATCTACAACAACACGCCGGGATACGGGACTCAGTTGGTTCCGTTTTACTCGGATCTGGCCGAGATCGCGTATTGGGTTTCGCCGCAATGGGAACGAAATTCCGACGGGTCGTTGGTCTATGAAAATCAGGTGCCGGACAGTGGCGGCGCCTTTTCGCTTTATCCCGTCTACCGAGACCGCGACGGCGATTTGCTGCCCGATCGTTTGCAACTGCATCGTCGGGTGCTGCTGATCCGTCCCGACTTGAACATGACTCCCAGTGAGATGAACGCGATCAATCGGTTGGCCAATCCGTCCAGCGGCGTGCCCGCGACAACGTCAGGCACACGCAACGTGGCGACGATCCCATTCCTGGTTCCCAACGGGACGGGCGTGGAGATTGTTCCGATCGCCAACGAAGGCGGCACGAACCAGGCCATCTTTCCCAATAACACCTCCCTCAGTGCTCCGGGGCTGTGGTCCGCCGGGGCTGCCAACGCCTCGCCGAATTGGTTGACCGGAATCGCCCGGCTTCAGCAAGCCATGGACCTGTCGATCAGTCGTGTTTCGGATCGCTGGAGTGCGCCGGCGACGACGGTCTCGCCGGGGATTCCTCCGACCTATGGGATGCCGACCGCCGTCCTGAAAGCCAACTCCCTGAGCGAGTTGTCCAACCCGGAGAACCGGTTTGCCCATGTTCGGATTCCACAGTCACTGATCTCCGGCACCGAGGGTTCGTCCATGCCCCAGATCGCCCTCTGTCCGCCCCATCCGTATTTGCTCGCACGGTATTCTTCGCCGCCGGTTTTGCCGGATGCGAATGATCCGCTGATGGCCGCGGGGACGACGCCCACAACGTTTCCGGCCCAGGCCCATCACGTCGTCGGAACGGCGCCCGGTGACGCGCCGTACCTGGATACCTACGGCCGTTTTACGATGACGACCTTTGTCCGCCCGGAATTTGGTTTGGCCGATCGCGTCAGCGATGTTGGCGCCGGGGGAACGTCTGTGGCGCTCGTCAATCGAGGCGGATCCGACGTCATCGCAAAAGACCTGGTCGGTTTTGACATTCAGATTTTTGACCCTTCGGCGCCCCGTTTCATTTGGCGGGGACCCGATGGCGTTCCCGGCAGTATCGGAAATGATGACGGATTGAGCGTCGGTGGCGTCGCGTCGGAGACGGCCGAAGAACTGGGCTGGCCCGGTTCGGATGATGAAGTCGTCACGGTGAACGATCCGCGAATCGACGAAGTCCTCGTCGACAATGGCAATCGGTCCCCAACCGACTGGTACCAAACGCCCGCGACCGTTTTTGATGTCGTCGACCGCGGAGACTTTGTGGACCTCGGCTACACGCGTTTGGCGGGCGGTCCGATGCGCGGATTGGTTCAGTATGATGAATCCGCAACCGTCATCGCTCAGCCGCCAACGCCGACGTCGATCGATCCACGCTACGAGGACTTTGCGAGCCCCTACAGCGGATTGGAATACAGCGGCAGCCCCAGCGTCCGGTATGGAGCTCCACCGACGGCTTACTACTCGTTCTTTCCGAAATCGTGGGAGCAGAGTGGTCGCTTCATCATCTCAAGTGCCGGCGGTTCCAACACGCTCTCGTCGTTCTATCAACCCGTTTATGACACATGGACTGACGGATACGCGGCCGATGGGATGGACCAGGAAGGACGGTTTGCGGCAGCTCAGTTTGGCGCCGTGCCGACCTATCAATTCGCCTTTGCAGTCGCCGGAGCGACACCCGGCGTTCCGGGATACTTGGAAAGCCGCGTTGCCCAAGACAACTCCGGGACCGTGTCAAACATTCAGCGGCCGGTGAGTGTCCGCCGTTGGAGTTCGTTTGACGGATCGATTGGTAACCAAGGGGAGTTCACCGACCAGAACGCCGGGAACGAACAGATTCCCGAGAACCTGTCGACGACCCCGATTGAGCTCAGTCCACCCATTCGTGATCCGCTGCGGGCGATCAAGATCAGCATCCGAATCAATGACTTCAGTGCCGAGACGATTCGTCAGCAGACGGTGATTCAGGAGTTTTGA
- the yacG gene encoding DNA gyrase inhibitor YacG, producing MPNEPRDKSKCPTCGKRFRMDETEAPPFCCARCRLIDLGRWLDEDISLPFESDESPKTIDPDLTR from the coding sequence ATGCCGAACGAACCCCGAGACAAATCGAAGTGTCCGACCTGCGGAAAACGCTTTCGGATGGACGAAACCGAGGCCCCGCCGTTCTGCTGCGCACGCTGTCGACTGATCGATTTGGGCCGCTGGCTGGACGAGGACATCAGCCTGCCGTTCGAATCCGACGAGTCGCCCAAGACGATCGACCCGGACCTGACGCGCTAA